The Bacillus sp. Y1 genome has a window encoding:
- a CDS encoding ribonuclease J: protein MNKRKNESIKLVALGGVGEFGKNMYVIDVDGDLFVLDAGLMFPENEMLGIDIVIPDITYLIQNKDRVKAIFLTHGHEDHIGALSYTLRELHVPVYGTKLTLALAKAKLDEQEYKGKTDFRIITSDSVVNFDTCEVSFFKTNHSIPDSVGISVHTSEGAIVYTGDFKFDQAATELYKPEIGKMAQIGEEGVLCLLSDSTEAEKPGYTPSESIVVREMSDAFYNAKGRIIAATFASDINRIQHVFDAAYESRRKIAVVGKSLEKIFHIALDLQYLQVHDELIIPIEEIDNYADDEIVVLTTGTQGEPIEALQKMAKQIHRQVNIKKGDTVLIAASPLRGSEVFIYKTIDMLYRAGAHVISGKRIVNTSSHGSQEELKFMINLMKPKLFIPVHGEYRMLKAHSKVAAQCGITTDRIFIPERGEVLEIKNERFKPAGKVPAGNVLIDGSGVGDVGNIVLRDRRLLSQDGILIVVVTLSRAEKKITAGPEIISRGFVYVRESEKLMEESTQLVRSIVERNTTRESFDWGTMKQSMRDELNQFLYDKTKRRPMILPIIMEI from the coding sequence TTGAATAAGAGAAAGAATGAAAGTATTAAGCTTGTGGCTCTGGGGGGAGTCGGGGAATTCGGGAAAAACATGTATGTTATTGACGTGGACGGTGATTTATTTGTTTTAGACGCAGGGTTAATGTTTCCTGAAAATGAAATGCTAGGAATTGATATTGTTATTCCAGATATTACATATTTAATTCAAAACAAAGATCGAGTGAAAGCTATTTTTCTAACGCATGGACATGAGGATCATATTGGGGCATTATCTTATACATTAAGAGAGTTACATGTTCCTGTATATGGAACGAAGCTGACGCTTGCACTTGCAAAAGCAAAGTTGGACGAGCAGGAATACAAAGGAAAAACGGATTTCCGGATCATTACTTCAGATTCTGTTGTGAATTTTGATACGTGTGAAGTGTCTTTCTTCAAAACAAATCATAGTATCCCTGACTCTGTCGGTATCAGTGTTCATACATCTGAAGGTGCAATTGTATATACAGGCGATTTTAAATTTGACCAGGCAGCGACTGAACTTTATAAACCTGAAATTGGAAAAATGGCGCAAATTGGGGAAGAAGGGGTTTTATGCTTACTATCTGATAGCACGGAAGCCGAAAAGCCTGGCTATACACCTTCTGAATCAATTGTTGTAAGGGAAATGTCTGATGCTTTTTATAATGCAAAAGGAAGAATTATCGCAGCAACATTTGCATCTGACATAAATCGAATTCAGCATGTGTTTGATGCAGCATATGAAAGCAGAAGAAAGATTGCTGTAGTAGGAAAAAGCCTGGAGAAGATTTTTCACATTGCCTTGGATTTACAGTACTTGCAAGTTCACGATGAGCTAATCATTCCAATTGAAGAAATTGATAATTATGCTGATGATGAGATTGTAGTGTTAACAACTGGAACACAAGGTGAACCGATTGAAGCCCTTCAAAAAATGGCAAAACAAATTCACCGACAAGTAAATATCAAAAAAGGCGACACGGTTCTTATTGCTGCCTCTCCTCTCAGAGGGAGTGAAGTGTTTATTTATAAAACCATTGATATGTTGTACCGCGCAGGAGCACATGTGATCTCCGGCAAGAGAATCGTCAATACCTCTAGCCATGGTAGCCAAGAAGAGCTGAAGTTTATGATCAACTTAATGAAACCTAAGCTGTTTATTCCTGTTCATGGGGAATATCGAATGCTAAAGGCTCATAGCAAGGTGGCTGCCCAATGTGGAATTACAACGGATCGTATTTTCATTCCTGAAAGAGGAGAGGTATTAGAAATTAAAAATGAGCGTTTTAAACCCGCTGGAAAAGTACCTGCTGGAAATGTGCTTATTGATGGCAGTGGTGTAGGAGATGTCGGTAACATCGTCCTAAGGGATCGCCGTTTATTATCTCAGGATGGAATTTTAATCGTTGTTGTCACACTAAGCAGAGCAGAAAAGAAAATCACTGCTGGTCCAGAAATAATTTCACGTGGCTTTGTTTATGTAAGAGAGTCAGAAAAGCTAATGGAAGAATCCACACAGCTGGTAAGAAGTATTGTAGAAAGAAACACAACTAGAGAATCATTTGATTGGGGAACGATGAAGCAAAGCATGAGAGATGAATTAAATCAATTTTTATATGACAAAACAAAACGTCGACCAATGATTCTCCCAATTATTATGGAAATATAA
- a CDS encoding YlzJ-like family protein yields the protein MILYTLTPPEMIYPNDNPEVTQQKMYDLDGIPLLVESDAEGVYRVVRVMSSDPAHFLDERCTPGAKISFL from the coding sequence ATGATCCTTTATACACTCACCCCACCAGAAATGATTTATCCGAATGACAATCCGGAAGTTACTCAACAGAAAATGTATGATCTTGATGGGATTCCTTTATTAGTTGAATCTGACGCTGAAGGTGTTTATCGAGTGGTTCGTGTGATGAGTAGCGACCCTGCTCATTTTTTAGATGAAAGATGTACACCAGGAGCAAAAATATCTTTCTTGTAA
- a CDS encoding DNA translocase FtsK: MAKKKRRQTRSKDGFKRTVKFELIGLILIALATISIARLGAVGHAVVMFFRFFSGEWYMVNLISLAVIGAYFMWKREIPSFFQSKLIGMYFIVSALLLLSHVTLFELLANDGRTESPSVIKNTFELYWMEVRGETSTTDLGGGMIGALLFAMSYYLFAEAGTKIIAALFFIIGFILLTGRTLGEPLGKAIISFGQFLKNQLHAFGDDMKTWRKERSEKTKKKKEEKRKEVEKKEQEERVIPISSAMTPPEEERVIEPIISSFTERAYTEPPVEQSAKKGKVQSQTEEESVPPITFTEVENKDYELPPIHLLKAPRHTDQSGEYELIHANAAKLERTFLSFGVKAKVTQVHLGPAVTKYEVHPDVGVKVSKIVNLSDDLALALAAKDIRMEAPIPGKSAIGIEVPNSEVAMVSLREVLESKNNDRPESKLMIGLGRDITGEAVLAELNKMPHLLVAGATGSGKSVCINGIITSILMRAKPHEVKLMMIDPKMVELNVYNGVPHLLAPVVTDPKKASQALKKVVSEMERRYELFSHTGTRNIEGYNDYIRRINMEEDSKQPLLPYIVVIVDELADLMMVASSDVEDAITRLAQMARAAGIHLIIATQRPSVDVITGVIKANIPSRIAFAVSSQIDSRTILDSGGAEKLLGRGDMLFMPVGASKPIRVQGAFLSDEEVEEVVDFVIGQQKAQYQQEMIPDDIPEHTSEVDDDLYGDAVDLILEMQTASVSMLQRRFRIGYSRAARLIDEMELRGVVGPYEGSKPRTVLMTKPAEDASVGKID; the protein is encoded by the coding sequence ATGGCAAAGAAAAAAAGACGACAAACAAGAAGTAAGGATGGTTTTAAGCGAACGGTTAAATTCGAACTCATTGGACTCATACTAATTGCATTAGCTACTATATCTATTGCCAGACTTGGTGCGGTTGGACATGCTGTTGTAATGTTCTTTCGCTTCTTTTCAGGCGAATGGTATATGGTGAATTTAATTAGTTTGGCTGTCATCGGTGCGTATTTTATGTGGAAACGCGAAATTCCATCTTTTTTCCAAAGTAAGTTGATAGGAATGTATTTTATTGTTTCTGCCCTATTACTTCTGAGCCATGTTACATTGTTTGAACTTCTTGCAAATGATGGTAGAACAGAAAGCCCAAGTGTAATAAAAAATACTTTCGAGCTTTATTGGATGGAAGTTAGAGGTGAAACGAGTACAACCGACTTAGGCGGGGGAATGATTGGTGCACTGTTATTTGCCATGTCCTATTATTTGTTTGCTGAGGCAGGAACAAAAATTATTGCTGCTCTATTTTTTATTATTGGCTTCATTTTGCTCACAGGTAGAACATTGGGTGAGCCGCTAGGAAAAGCCATTATTTCATTTGGTCAGTTTCTTAAGAATCAGCTTCATGCTTTTGGCGATGATATGAAAACTTGGAGAAAAGAGCGTTCGGAAAAAACCAAGAAAAAGAAAGAAGAAAAACGAAAAGAAGTAGAAAAAAAGGAACAAGAAGAGAGAGTCATTCCTATTTCTAGTGCAATGACACCGCCAGAAGAAGAAAGAGTTATTGAACCTATTATTTCTAGCTTCACAGAGAGAGCCTATACTGAACCACCTGTGGAACAATCGGCAAAAAAAGGGAAAGTGCAGTCACAAACGGAAGAGGAAAGTGTTCCGCCGATTACCTTTACGGAAGTTGAAAATAAAGATTATGAGCTACCGCCGATTCATTTGTTAAAAGCACCTCGTCATACGGATCAAAGCGGTGAGTATGAGCTAATACATGCAAATGCAGCAAAGCTTGAACGAACGTTCTTAAGTTTTGGAGTAAAAGCAAAAGTAACACAAGTTCATCTAGGTCCAGCGGTTACAAAGTATGAAGTTCATCCAGATGTAGGTGTGAAAGTAAGTAAAATTGTTAATCTAAGTGATGATTTAGCACTTGCCTTAGCGGCTAAGGATATCCGAATGGAAGCACCCATCCCAGGAAAATCGGCAATTGGAATTGAGGTACCTAATTCTGAGGTTGCTATGGTATCGCTGCGTGAAGTATTAGAGTCAAAGAATAATGATCGACCAGAATCAAAGCTTATGATTGGACTTGGCCGTGATATTACGGGCGAAGCAGTTTTAGCTGAATTAAACAAAATGCCTCACTTACTTGTTGCTGGTGCAACTGGTAGCGGTAAGAGTGTATGTATTAATGGAATTATTACGAGTATCTTAATGAGAGCCAAGCCTCATGAAGTGAAATTAATGATGATCGACCCGAAGATGGTTGAGCTGAATGTTTATAATGGAGTCCCACATCTATTAGCACCTGTTGTGACAGATCCAAAGAAGGCTTCACAGGCATTAAAAAAGGTAGTTAGTGAGATGGAAAGAAGATATGAGCTCTTTTCCCATACAGGAACACGTAATATTGAAGGATATAATGATTATATTCGCAGAATCAATATGGAGGAAGATTCGAAGCAACCGCTTCTTCCGTATATTGTTGTTATTGTGGATGAGCTTGCTGATTTAATGATGGTGGCTTCTTCTGATGTGGAGGATGCTATTACAAGATTAGCTCAAATGGCTCGTGCGGCTGGTATTCACTTAATTATTGCTACTCAGCGCCCATCGGTTGATGTTATTACAGGTGTTATTAAAGCAAATATTCCGTCAAGAATTGCTTTTGCCGTATCCTCTCAAATCGACTCGCGGACAATTTTGGATTCCGGAGGAGCTGAAAAACTGCTTGGTCGTGGGGATATGCTATTTATGCCAGTAGGTGCATCAAAACCTATTCGCGTACAGGGAGCATTTTTATCGGATGAAGAAGTAGAAGAAGTAGTCGATTTTGTTATTGGTCAACAAAAGGCACAGTATCAACAGGAAATGATTCCAGATGATATACCTGAGCATACCTCTGAAGTGGATGATGATTTATATGGTGACGCTGTTGATCTTATTCTTGAAATGCAAACGGCTTCCGTCTCAATGCTACAGCGTAGATTTCGTATAGGTTATTCTCGTGCAGCACGTCTTATTGATGAAATGGAGCTAAGAGGAGTTGTTGGACCATACGAAGGAAGTAAACCGCGTACAGTGTTAATGACGAAACCTGCTGAAGATGCCTCAGTAGGAAAAATAGACTAG
- a CDS encoding GntR family transcriptional regulator translates to MSIKSDNRHLYLQVIDRLKKDIESGIYKEKEKLPSEFDLAKQLGVSRATLREALRILEEENVIIRRHGVGTFVHAKPLFTSGIEQLNSVTNMIVQAGMKPGTIFLSSSTQGATEEDIRRFSCSVDDEIVVMERVRTANGEPVVYCIDKVPNKILPETFSHGEESIFNILEEEANRNITYAVAQIEPIGYHEKVSPILECDPETALLVLKQMHFDEMDEPILFSVNYFRADKFSFHVLRKRI, encoded by the coding sequence ATGTCTATTAAGTCAGATAACCGACATTTGTATTTACAGGTCATCGATCGGCTAAAAAAGGATATTGAGTCGGGGATATACAAAGAGAAAGAAAAGCTCCCGTCTGAATTTGACCTTGCTAAGCAGCTCGGTGTGAGCAGGGCGACGCTTCGAGAAGCTCTGAGAATTCTTGAAGAGGAAAACGTCATCATTCGCCGTCATGGAGTAGGGACGTTTGTCCATGCTAAGCCTCTATTTACGTCGGGAATTGAACAACTAAATAGTGTAACGAACATGATTGTTCAAGCAGGTATGAAACCAGGTACCATTTTCTTGAGCTCATCAACTCAAGGAGCTACCGAAGAGGACATCCGTCGTTTCTCATGTTCTGTAGATGACGAAATTGTGGTAATGGAGAGAGTTCGTACAGCCAATGGAGAACCTGTTGTATATTGTATCGACAAAGTTCCCAACAAAATTCTGCCTGAGACCTTTTCACATGGAGAAGAATCCATCTTCAACATACTAGAAGAGGAAGCAAATCGAAATATTACATACGCAGTGGCTCAAATCGAACCGATCGGTTATCACGAAAAAGTTTCTCCCATCTTAGAATGTGATCCTGAAACTGCTTTGCTTGTTTTAAAGCAAATGCATTTTGACGAAATGGATGAACCAATCCTTTTTTCGGTAAACTACTTTAGAGCCGATAAATTTAGTTTTCATGTACTTAGAAAAAGAATATAA
- a CDS encoding BMP family lipoprotein — MKKRKFGLALSLVLAAGTILGACGKAEEENNAAEGGNTETTEDAFTVAMVTDVGGVDDKSFNQSAWEGLQAYGEEVGLEKGKDGFDYLQSQSDADYSTNLNTLARQDFDLVFGIGFLMEGAIKEIAAQQKESNFAIVDALVEEPNVVSIMFKEQEAAFLAGVAAAKATTSNKIGFLGGMEIPVIERFETGFKAGVAAVNPDITVDVQYAGAFDKAEVGQTIASSMYSKGIDVIFHAAGGTGNGLFKEARDLKKKEPERQVWAIGVDSDQTAEGVVEIDGKEHNVIITSALKRVDNAVKDLSLKAKGGDFPGGETITYGLAEDGVGLAPINEEVAAKADIETAVADFSEKIKNGDLVIPSTLEELKSFSVQ; from the coding sequence ATGAAAAAGCGTAAATTCGGTTTAGCTCTATCATTGGTTCTTGCTGCTGGAACAATTTTAGGTGCATGTGGAAAAGCAGAAGAAGAAAACAATGCAGCTGAAGGTGGCAACACAGAAACAACAGAAGACGCATTCACAGTAGCAATGGTTACTGACGTAGGTGGAGTGGATGACAAGTCATTCAACCAATCTGCATGGGAAGGTCTTCAAGCATATGGTGAAGAAGTGGGCCTTGAAAAAGGTAAAGATGGTTTTGATTACCTGCAATCACAATCAGATGCTGATTATTCTACAAACTTAAACACTCTTGCTCGTCAAGATTTTGATCTAGTATTTGGTATTGGTTTCCTTATGGAAGGTGCAATTAAAGAAATCGCTGCACAACAAAAAGAAAGCAACTTTGCAATCGTTGATGCTCTTGTTGAAGAGCCAAATGTTGTAAGCATTATGTTTAAAGAGCAAGAAGCAGCTTTCTTAGCTGGTGTAGCGGCTGCAAAAGCAACTACTTCTAATAAAATCGGTTTCCTTGGTGGAATGGAAATTCCTGTTATCGAGCGTTTCGAAACTGGATTTAAAGCTGGTGTTGCGGCTGTAAACCCTGATATCACAGTTGACGTACAATATGCTGGTGCATTCGATAAAGCGGAAGTTGGTCAAACAATTGCTTCTAGCATGTACTCTAAAGGTATTGACGTAATCTTCCATGCTGCTGGTGGAACTGGTAATGGTCTATTCAAAGAAGCTCGTGACCTTAAGAAGAAAGAGCCTGAAAGACAAGTTTGGGCAATCGGTGTTGACTCTGACCAAACAGCTGAGGGTGTAGTAGAAATCGATGGCAAAGAGCATAACGTAATCATTACTTCTGCGCTTAAGCGTGTTGACAACGCAGTTAAAGACCTTTCTTTAAAAGCTAAAGGTGGAGACTTCCCTGGTGGAGAAACAATCACTTACGGTTTAGCTGAAGATGGTGTTGGTCTAGCTCCAATTAATGAAGAAGTAGCTGCTAAAGCTGACATTGAAACAGCTGTTGCTGATTTCTCTGAGAAAATTAAGAATGGTGATCTAGTGATCCCATCTACTTTAGAAGAGTTAAAATCTTTCTCTGTACAATAA
- a CDS encoding ABC transporter ATP-binding protein produces the protein MEYVIEMIGIRKEFPGIVANDNITLQLKQGEIHALLGENGAGKSTLMNVLFGLYQPEQGEIRVRGKAVKITNPNIANDLGIGMVHQHFMLVDKFTVTENIILGKETKSGLKIDLKKAEQEVREISERYGLAVDPQAKIADISVGMQQRVEILKTLYRGAEILIFDEPTAVLTPQEIKELIQIMKTLIKEGKSIILITHKLKEIMEVCDRCTVIRKGVGIGTVNVSETNPNELASLMVGREVTFKTEKADAKPAQKVLEINGLVVKDSRGLTAVNNLNLDVKAGEILGIAGVDGNGQTELIEAISGLRKSESGSIQLNGKEIRNLSPRKITEAGTGHIPQDRHKHGLVLDFPIGENMVLQTYYKSPFSKAGVLNFKQIYQKAKSLIQEFDVRTPSEFTLARALSGGNQQKAIIGREVDRNPDLLIAAQPTRGLDVGAIEFIHKRLIEQRDNGKAVLLLSFELDEILNVSDRIAVIYEGEIVAIVNPKETTEQELGLLMAGSKQKEVGEQTNV, from the coding sequence ATGGAATACGTTATTGAAATGATAGGTATCCGTAAAGAATTCCCAGGAATCGTCGCCAACGATAATATTACTTTGCAACTAAAGCAAGGGGAAATTCATGCATTGCTTGGTGAAAACGGTGCAGGAAAATCAACATTAATGAATGTGCTGTTTGGTTTATATCAGCCAGAACAAGGGGAGATTCGTGTTCGAGGCAAAGCGGTGAAAATTACGAATCCTAATATTGCTAATGATTTAGGAATTGGAATGGTTCATCAGCATTTTATGTTAGTAGACAAGTTTACGGTAACAGAAAACATTATCCTTGGTAAGGAAACAAAATCAGGTTTAAAAATCGATTTGAAAAAGGCTGAGCAAGAAGTTAGAGAAATCTCCGAGCGCTATGGGCTAGCTGTTGATCCCCAAGCAAAAATCGCTGATATTTCTGTTGGAATGCAACAAAGAGTAGAAATATTGAAAACGCTCTATAGAGGCGCCGAAATCTTAATTTTTGATGAGCCAACAGCTGTTTTGACTCCACAGGAAATCAAAGAACTTATACAAATTATGAAAACGCTTATTAAAGAGGGCAAGTCAATCATTCTAATTACTCATAAGCTTAAAGAAATCATGGAAGTATGTGACCGTTGTACCGTTATCCGTAAGGGTGTTGGGATTGGTACAGTAAATGTGAGTGAAACAAATCCTAATGAACTTGCAAGCTTGATGGTTGGACGTGAAGTTACCTTTAAAACAGAGAAGGCAGATGCAAAGCCTGCTCAAAAAGTTCTAGAGATAAATGGTTTGGTAGTGAAAGATTCCAGGGGATTAACAGCTGTAAATAACCTGAACCTTGATGTTAAGGCAGGAGAAATCCTTGGTATCGCTGGTGTTGATGGGAATGGTCAAACGGAGTTAATTGAAGCGATTTCTGGATTGCGTAAATCAGAAAGTGGTTCAATCCAGTTGAATGGGAAAGAGATTCGAAATCTTTCACCTCGTAAAATTACGGAGGCTGGTACAGGGCATATTCCGCAGGACCGTCATAAGCACGGACTTGTTTTAGATTTTCCTATTGGGGAAAACATGGTGCTGCAAACATACTATAAATCACCATTTTCGAAAGCTGGTGTTTTAAACTTTAAACAAATCTATCAAAAAGCAAAATCACTTATTCAAGAGTTTGATGTTCGTACACCAAGTGAATTCACTCTTGCACGAGCATTATCTGGGGGAAACCAACAAAAGGCGATCATCGGTCGTGAAGTGGACCGGAATCCGGACTTGCTTATCGCAGCTCAGCCAACACGTGGGCTTGACGTTGGGGCCATTGAGTTTATCCATAAGCGACTAATTGAACAGCGAGACAATGGAAAAGCCGTATTATTGCTTTCCTTTGAACTTGATGAAATTCTTAATGTTAGTGACCGAATCGCGGTTATTTACGAAGGGGAAATCGTTGCTATTGTAAATCCAAAGGAAACAACGGAACAGGAACTTGGATTATTAATGGCTGGTTCCAAACAGAAGGAAGTAGGTGAACAAACAAATGTCTAA
- a CDS encoding ABC transporter permease gives MSNRVKNIIVPIMAVILGMLVGTIIMIVTGYDAVAAFTALWNGAFGEIYYTGEVIRQVTPLILAGLSVAFAFRTGLFNIGVEGQLIVGWLAAVWVGVAFDLPAVIHTLVAVIAAGVAGALWAFIPGLLKAKFRVHEVIVTIMLNYTALHVTNYIIRTVLSEKSDRTEMIKETATLRSSFLEGLTDYSRLHWGIVIALIGVFIMWFLLEKTTRGYELRSVGFNQHASHYAGMNVDKNIILSMVISGAFAGLAGAMEGLGTFGYASIKGGFTGVGFDGIAVALLGGNGPIGVILAALLFGALKVGALNMPLEAGVPNELVDIIIALIVFFVAASYMIRLFIDRISKKGVK, from the coding sequence ATGTCTAATCGTGTGAAAAATATTATTGTTCCTATCATGGCTGTCATATTAGGGATGTTAGTAGGAACCATTATTATGATTGTGACAGGTTACGATGCAGTAGCTGCCTTTACAGCCCTTTGGAACGGTGCATTTGGTGAGATTTATTATACTGGAGAAGTAATTCGACAGGTCACTCCTCTTATTTTAGCCGGGTTATCCGTCGCATTTGCCTTCCGTACAGGTCTTTTCAATATTGGAGTTGAAGGACAGTTAATTGTAGGCTGGTTGGCGGCTGTTTGGGTTGGGGTAGCGTTTGATCTTCCTGCTGTTATTCATACACTCGTTGCAGTGATTGCAGCAGGAGTTGCAGGTGCACTATGGGCATTTATTCCAGGCCTTTTAAAAGCAAAATTTCGTGTACACGAAGTAATCGTAACGATCATGTTAAATTATACGGCACTTCATGTTACAAACTATATTATCCGTACGGTTCTATCTGAAAAAAGCGATCGTACGGAAATGATTAAGGAAACAGCAACTTTACGATCTTCTTTCTTAGAAGGATTAACCGATTATTCACGTTTGCATTGGGGAATTGTAATTGCATTAATAGGTGTATTTATTATGTGGTTCCTACTTGAAAAGACAACTCGTGGATACGAATTACGTTCAGTTGGATTCAACCAGCATGCTTCTCACTACGCTGGTATGAATGTTGATAAAAATATTATTCTTTCTATGGTTATCTCAGGTGCTTTTGCTGGACTAGCAGGAGCTATGGAAGGTCTAGGAACATTTGGTTATGCATCTATTAAAGGTGGTTTCACTGGAGTTGGATTTGATGGAATTGCCGTTGCTCTTCTTGGTGGAAATGGACCTATCGGTGTCATTCTAGCAGCATTACTTTTCGGAGCATTAAAAGTTGGGGCTTTAAATATGCCACTTGAGGCGGGAGTTCCAAATGAGCTTGTTGATATTATTATTGCTTTAATTGTCTTCTTTGTTGCAGCAAGTTATATGATTCGTCTGTTTATTGATCGTATTAGTAAAAAGGGGGTGAAGTAA
- a CDS encoding ABC transporter permease: protein MGLMDILYIVIPSTLLWAAPLIFTALGGNFSERSGIVNIGLEGLMVIGAFTAIVFNLAFDQTLGNLTPWIALLAAMVVGGLLSVLHAVASITFRADQTVSGVAINLLAVGAALFLVKLFYGKGQTDIIQKGFSKIDIPVLSDIPVLGKLFFSNTYYTSFVAIVVAFIAWFVMFKTPFGLRLRAVGEHPMAADTMGINVTKMRYIGVIISGALGGIGGGVYAQSISSDFSHATISGQGFMALAALIFGKWHPLGAMGAALFFGFAQSLSIIGSSLPLLENIPSVYLLIAPYILTILALTGFIGRAEGPKALGTPYIKGNR from the coding sequence GTGGGATTAATGGATATTTTATATATCGTAATACCTTCTACATTACTTTGGGCAGCACCACTTATTTTCACTGCGTTAGGCGGTAACTTTTCAGAGCGTTCAGGTATCGTTAACATTGGGCTTGAAGGTTTAATGGTAATTGGTGCATTTACCGCTATCGTATTTAATCTTGCCTTTGACCAGACACTTGGTAACTTAACTCCTTGGATTGCGTTATTAGCGGCAATGGTTGTTGGTGGCTTGTTATCGGTTTTACATGCTGTTGCATCGATTACATTCCGAGCTGACCAGACCGTTTCTGGGGTGGCAATCAACCTATTGGCAGTTGGTGCAGCACTTTTCCTTGTTAAGCTTTTTTACGGAAAAGGTCAAACCGACATCATTCAAAAGGGCTTTAGTAAAATAGATATTCCTGTCTTAAGTGATATCCCTGTTTTAGGAAAACTATTCTTTTCCAATACGTACTACACCTCTTTTGTGGCAATCGTTGTTGCGTTTATCGCATGGTTTGTCATGTTTAAAACACCGTTCGGTCTTCGCCTTCGCGCTGTAGGTGAGCATCCAATGGCAGCAGATACGATGGGGATTAACGTGACAAAAATGAGATATATTGGTGTTATCATCTCCGGAGCACTAGGAGGGATTGGTGGAGGAGTATATGCTCAGTCCATTTCATCTGACTTCAGTCACGCGACGATCTCCGGACAAGGGTTTATGGCGCTTGCGGCATTAATTTTTGGTAAATGGCATCCGCTTGGAGCAATGGGCGCAGCGTTATTCTTCGGATTCGCACAAAGCTTAAGTATCATTGGCTCAAGCTTGCCATTATTAGAAAATATCCCGAGTGTATACTTGTTAATTGCACCATACATCTTAACAATCCTAGCATTAACAGGATTTATCGGAAGAGCAGAAGGACCAAAAGCACTCGGAACACCATATATTAAAGGAAATAGATAA
- a CDS encoding GGDEF domain-containing protein — protein MRLSLYLDDYETEKIFSYLRWIFLVVAVVLFYSPFFSELLELEHRTFPILLTISITYMFCTQVAFLKLEPQNPYFHLLTKAGIIFDYIAVIWLLALSGGVTSPLFSIFYLIIMHATIYWHTKGAFISSASATIGYTIILLTEQDITPLILTVFALNVAFIWIVGLFGSMLVLRERKHFKQKEIYYELMITDYLTGLYNHRSFQEEMKNQKKEKEPFILLMSDIDHFKRINDRYGHIAGDEVLAGIGKLFKECSNQAGGEAFRYGGEEFAIILPNLSDHDMNEFFTDIYGKMNALTFNSCMSNITMSFGVAYSEHHREDEDLLAIADCLLYEAKKKGKNQAVFDTGFAYRNTYPPHQISSLI, from the coding sequence ATGAGGTTGTCATTATACTTAGACGATTATGAGACGGAAAAGATTTTTTCTTACTTACGTTGGATTTTTTTAGTTGTAGCTGTAGTATTATTTTATTCGCCATTTTTTTCAGAACTACTAGAGCTCGAACATCGAACATTCCCTATATTGCTTACCATTTCGATTACATACATGTTTTGTACTCAAGTTGCATTTTTAAAACTTGAACCTCAAAATCCATATTTTCATTTATTAACAAAAGCAGGTATTATCTTTGACTACATTGCTGTGATTTGGCTCCTCGCCTTGTCTGGTGGAGTAACGAGCCCGTTATTTTCTATATTTTATTTGATCATCATGCACGCGACCATCTATTGGCACACAAAAGGGGCATTTATTTCATCAGCTAGTGCTACCATAGGGTATACGATTATTTTGTTAACGGAACAAGATATAACGCCGCTTATTCTGACCGTTTTTGCTCTTAATGTCGCATTTATTTGGATAGTTGGTTTATTTGGCTCAATGCTAGTTTTACGTGAAAGAAAACACTTTAAACAAAAGGAAATTTATTATGAGCTAATGATTACCGATTACTTAACGGGTTTATATAATCACCGTAGTTTTCAGGAAGAAATGAAAAACCAGAAAAAAGAGAAGGAACCGTTTATATTATTGATGTCAGATATTGATCATTTTAAAAGAATCAATGACCGTTATGGCCATATAGCTGGAGACGAAGTTCTAGCGGGAATTGGAAAACTTTTCAAAGAGTGTTCGAATCAAGCTGGTGGAGAGGCTTTCCGCTATGGTGGAGAGGAGTTTGCTATTATTCTACCAAATCTTAGTGATCATGATATGAATGAATTTTTTACAGATATCTATGGAAAGATGAATGCATTGACTTTTAATAGCTGTATGAGCAATATAACTATGAGCTTTGGTGTTGCATATTCTGAGCATCATCGTGAGGATGAAGATTTACTCGCAATTGCAGATTGCCTCTTGTATGAAGCCAAGAAAAAAGGGAAAAACCAAGCGGTATTTGATACGGGATTTGCCTACCGAAACACCTATCCCCCTCACCAAATTTCTTCACTGATTTAA